The proteins below come from a single Drosophila busckii strain San Diego stock center, stock number 13000-0081.31 chromosome X, ASM1175060v1, whole genome shotgun sequence genomic window:
- the LOC108607145 gene encoding signal peptidase complex subunit 2, giving the protein MSKKELPAEELVKINKWDGSAVKHALDDAVKTCLLGDRPYLKEQFGLVNTRLVLCALAVGVAIMAHAWDFTHPFPESRTVLLFSVLAYFALMGVLTLHTTFREKGTFVVASQKYNKSYRTWEASSEMKKYDDMYVLQLIVRDERGHCEASSIASCANYIDSQGIVLDNLVALEVNRIFNWLLHEKH; this is encoded by the exons ATGAGCAAAAAGGAGCTGCCCGCGGAAGAG TTGGTGAAGATCAACAAGTGGGACGGATCGGCGGTGAAGCATGCGCTGGATGATGCGGTAAAGACATGCCTGCTGGGCGATCGCCCGTATCTGAAGGAACAGTTTGGACTAGTGAACACACGCTTGGTGCTCTGCGCGCTGGCTGTCGGCGTAGCCATCATGGCGCACGCCTGGGACTTTACACACCCATTCCCCGAGTCCCGCACCGTGCTCCTGTTCAGCGTATTGGCCTACTTTGCGCTCATGGGCGTGCTAACGCTGCACACCACATTCCGGGAGAAGGGCACCTTTGTCGTTGCCTCGCagaaatacaacaaaagttaCCGCACCTGGGAGGCCAGCTCCGAAATGAAAAAGTACGACGACATGTATGTTCTACAGCTGATTGTGCGCGATGAGCGCGGACATTGCGAGGCAAGCAGCATCGCCTCCTGCGCCAACTACATCGACAGCCAGGGCATCGTACTAGACAATCTGGTGGCCTTGGAGGTCAACCGAATCTTCAACTGGCTGCTGCATGAGAAGCATTAA
- the LOC108606670 gene encoding cytochrome P450 4g15 encodes MPMEVLKKDAALGSPSSVFYLLLLPTLVLWYIYWRLSRAHLYKLAARLPGPRGLPIVGHLFDVIGPASSVFKTVIRKSTPFEHIAKMWIGPKLVVFIYDPRDVELLLSSHVYIDKASEYKFFKPWLGDGLLISTGQKWRAHRKLIAPTFHLNVLKSFIELFNENSRNVVRKLCAEDGRTFDCHDYMSEATVEILLETAMGVSKKTQDKSGFEYAMAVMRMCDILHARHRSIFLRNEFIFTLTRYYKDQGRLLNIIHGLTTKVIRSKKAAFEQGTRGSLAQSELKAAALEQEEREREQQQKLQPQSQAPSVAATPVAGLSYGQSAGLKDDLDVEDNDIGEKKRLAFLDLMLESAQNGALITDTEIKEQVDTIMFEGHDTTAAGSSFFLSLMGIHQSIQDRVIAELDGIFGDSQRPATFQDTLEMKYLERCLMETLRMYPPVPLIARELQEDLKLNSGPYVIPRGATVTVATILLHRNPKVYANPNVFDPDNFLPERQANRHYYAFVPFSAGPRSCVGRKYAMLKLKILLSTIMRNYRVYSDLSESDFKLQADIILKREEGFRIRLQPRQFGLATTTASTAAS; translated from the exons ATGCCCATGGAGGTGCTGAAAAAAGACGCTGCTCTGGGCTCGCCCAGCAGCGTAttctatttgctgctgctgccgaccTTGGTGCTCTGGTATATCTATTGGCGGCTATCTCGTGCTCATCTCTACAAGCTGGCCGCCCGTCTGCCGGGACCACGCGGCCTGCCCATTGTTGGCCATCTATTCGATGTGATCGGACCCGCTTCGT CTGTTTTCAAAACAGTTATACGCAAGAGCACACCCTTCGAGCATATTGCCAAAATGTGGATTGGCCCCAAGCTGGTGGTCTTCATCTATGATCCGCGCGATGTCGAGCTCCTGCTGAGCAGTCATGTCTACATCGACAAGGCCTCTGAGTACAAGTTCTTCAAGCCCTGGCTGGGCGATGGTCTGCTCATAAGCACAG GTCAAAAGTGGCGGGCACATCGCAAACTAATCGCGCCCACATTCCATTTGAATGTCTTGAAGAGTTTCATCGAGCTCTTCAACGAGAACTCGCGCAATGTGGTGCGGAAATTGTGTGCGGAGGATGGACGCACATTTGATTGTCATGATTACATGAGTGAGGCAACCGTGGAGATTCTATTGG AGACTGCCATGGGCGTATCGAAGAAAACGCAGGACAAGTCCGGCTTTGAGTATGCAATGGCCGTGATGCGCATGTGCGATATACTCCATGCCCGCCATCGCAGCATCTTCCTGCGCAACGAGTTCATCTTTACGCTGACGCGCTACTACAAGGACCAGGGTCGTCTGCTCAACATCATACACGGCTTGACCACCAAGGTTATACGCAGCAAGAAGGCGGCCTTTGAGCAGGGCACACGTGGCTCGCTGGCGCAGAGTGAGCTCAAGGCCGCTGCGCTGGAGCAGGAGGAGCGTGAGCgggaacagcagcagaagctgcaACCGCAATCGCAAGCACCTTCAGTGGCGGCAACGCCTGTCGCCGGACTTTCGTATGGTCAATCCGCTGGGCTAAAGGACGATTTGGATGTGGAGGACAATGACATTGGCGAGAAGAAGCGTTTGGCCTTTTTGGATCTAATGCTGGAGAGTGCGCAAAACGGTGCGCTCATTACGGACACGGAGATCAAGGAGCAGGTGGACACAATTATGTTCGAGGGACACGATACCACAGCGGCCGGCTCATCCTTCTTTCTCTCATTGATGGGCATACACCAGAGCATACAGGATCGCGTGATTGCCGAACTGGATGGCATCTTCGGTGACTCGCAGCGTCCGGCCACGTTCCAGGACACGCTCGAGATGAAGTATCTGGAGCGTTGTCTTATGGAAACGCTGCGCATGTATCCGCCAGTGCCGCTCATCGCTCGCGAACTGCAGGAAGATCTAAAGTTGAACTCAGGACCTTATGTTATACCACGCGGCGCCACAGTGACAGTGGCCACCATTCTGCTGCATCGCAATCCCAAGGTCTATGCCAATCCCAATGTCTTTGATCCGGATAACTTTCTGCCGGAGCGTCAGGCCAATCGGCACTACTATGCCTTTGTACCTTTCTCCGCCGGACCGCGCAGCTGTGTGG GTCGCAAGTATGCCATGCTGAAGCTGAAGATCCTATTGTCGACCATAATGCGCAACTACCGCGTCTACTCGGACCTCAGTGAGTCGGACTTTAAGCTGCAGGCGGACATCATACTCAAGCGGGAAGAGGGCTTCCGCATTCGCCTGCAACCACGGCAGTTTGGACTGGCGACCACAACCGCCAGCACGGCAGCATCATaa
- the LOC108607144 gene encoding probable tubulin beta chain CG32396 has protein sequence MREIVTLQIGGAGNSIGDAFWHVISHEHGVDYASGRFGGTSPLQLERINVFFNATASKRFYARSIIIDTEASTIQRLNASSQLYRPENFVAGSESAGNNFARGYHTDGAEILDQVLDNTRREVESVDSLQGFQLLHSIGGGTGSGLTSLIMEALVEQYPDNLLCNYVTIPSPNMSQVVVEPYNALLSIPALVNNSHLTFCLDNEALFQICNRNLKIQMSNYEHINHIVALTMSGITTCLRFPGQLNAGLRKIYVNMVPFPRLHFLIPGFAPLVTCKQQQFSKGTVSELVQQIFSSNNLLCAIDLRKGKLLTAAGIFRGRMSPREVDQLMTGVRNKNLHNFVDWIPNNIKTAICDIPPRGLKMSATFIGNTTAIQSLFQRLLDGSSIMLRRKAHLHWYTGEGMEEQEFIEAQQELQAIIDDYRSSAGDSGDGQGGSESGDEAAAGPQCTYCGDA, from the exons atgcgtGAGATAGTGACACTGCAAATTGGCGGAGCTGGCAACTCAATTGGGGATGCG TTCTGGCATGTGATCTCGCATGAGCATGGCGTGGACTATGCGTCCGGACGCTTTGGCGGCACCAGTCCACTGCAGTTGGAGCGCATCAATGTGTTCTTCAATGCCACGGCCAGCAAGCGGTTCTATGCGCGCAGCATCATCATCGACACGGAAGCCAGCACCATACAGCGTCTCAATGCCAGCAGCCAGCTCTATCGACCGGAGAACTTTGTCGCCGGCTCGGAGAGTGCGGGCAATAACTTTGCCCGCGGCTATCATACGGATGGCGCCGAAATACTTGACCAGGTGCTGGACAATACGCGACGTGAGGTGGAGTCCGTTGATTCGCTGCAAGGcttccagctgctgcactcCATAGGCGGCGGCACCGGCTCCGGCCTGACATCACTGATCATGGAGGCGCTCGTCGAACAGTATCCGGACAATTTGCTCTGCAACTACGTGACCATACCGTCGCCCAACATGTCGCAGGTAGTAGTGGAGCCCTACAATGCGCTGCTCAGCATACCCGCCCTGGTGAACAACTCCCATTTGACCTTTTGCCTGGACAACGAGGCGCTCTTTCAGATCTGCAATCGCAATCTGAAGATACAGATGTCCAACTATGAGCACATCAATCACATAGTCGCACTCACCATGTCCGGCATAACCACCTGTCTGCGGTTTCCCGGCCAGCTCAATGCAGGTCTGCGCAAGATCTACGTGAACATGGTGCCGTTTCCACGGCTGCACTTCCTCATACCAGGCTTTGCGCCACTGGTTacctgcaagcagcagcagttcagcAAGGGCACCGTCTCGGAGCTGGTGCAGCAGATCTTCTCCAGCAATAATCTGCTCTGTGCCATCGACTTGCGCAAGGGCAAGCTGCTGACCGCCGCGGGCATCTTTCGTGGCCGCATGTCGCCGCGCGAGGTCGACCAGCTGATGACGGGCGTGCGCAATAAGAATCTGCATAACTTTGTGGACTGGATACCGAACAACATCAAGACGGCCATTTGTGATATACCGCCGCGTGGGCTCAAGATGTCGGCCACCTTCATTGGCAATACAACGGCCATACAGTCGCTGTTCCAGCGGCTGCTCGACGGCTCGAGCATTATGCTGCGACGCAAGGCGCATTTGCATTGGTACACCGGCGAGGGCATGGAGGAGCAGGAGTTCATCGAGGCGCAGCAGGAGCTGCAGGCCATAATCGATGACTATCGCAGCAGTGCAGGGGATTCGGGTGATGGCCAAGGTGGCAGCGAAAGCGGCGACGAGGCAGCCGCCGGCCCCCAATGCACCTACTGCGGGGATGcataa
- the LOC108605493 gene encoding ubiquitin-like modifier-activating enzyme 5 has translation MPSAIDELQAMIAELKAELEDQKTTNRHARDRIERMSAEVVDSNPYSRLMALQRMNIVKDYERIRDKAVAIVGVGGVGSVTADMLTRCGVGKLILFDYDKVELANMNRLFFTPDQAGLSKVEAAARTLSFINPDVRIETHNYNITTVDNFDKFLTTITESGIQAGQPVDLVLSCVDNFEARMTINAACNEKNLFWFESGVSENAVSGHIQFIRPGDTACFACAPPLVVAENIDERTLKREGVCAASLPTTMGITAGLLVQNALKYLLNFGEVSDYLGYNALNDFFPKMTLRPNTQCDDRHCLLRQQEFQARPKPVVEQKEEVSDEPVHASNDWGIELVSEDAPATESTSKATDSTQVTAGLRLAYEAPEKETTQATPQAAAGEAAAEVSLEDLMAQMKSM, from the exons ATGCCCAGCGCTATAGACGAACTACAGGCTATGATAGCCGAGCTAAAGGCTGAGCTGGAGGACCAGAAGACCACCAATCGCCATGCACGCGACCGTATCGAGCGCATGTCCGCCGAGGTGGTGGACTCCAATCCCTACAGCCGCCTTATGGCACTGCAACGCATGAATATTGTGAAGGACTACGAACGCATACGTGACAAAGCAGTAGCCATTGTAGGCGTGGGTGGTGTGGGCAGTGTCACTGCGGATATGCTTACAAG GTGTGGCGTAGGCAAACTGATCTTGTTCGACTATGATAAGGTGGAGCTGGCGAACATGAATCGCTTGTTCTTCACACCGGACCAGGCTGGCCTATCAAAAGTGGAGGCAGCGGCGCGTACGCTGTCCTTCATCAATCCGGATGTAAGGATTGAAACCCACAACTACAACATTACCACCGTAGATAACTTTGACAAGTTTCTCACCACCATTACGGAGAGCGGCATACAAGCTGGCCAGCCCGTAGATCTGGTGCTCAGCTGCGTGGACAACTTTGAGGCGCGCATGACCATTAACGCCGCCTGCAATGAGAAGAATCTCTTCTGGTTCGAATCGGGTGTGTCTGAGAACGCCGTCTCGGGCCACATACAGTTTATACGGCCCGGCGATACAGCGTGCTTTGCCTGCGCACCACCACTGGTGGTGGCTGAAAACATTGACGAGCGTACGCTAAAACGTGAGGGTGTATGCGCTGCTTCGCTACCCACAACCATGGGTATTACAGCAGGACTGCTAGTGCAGAATGCGCTCAagtatttgctaaattttggAGAGGTCTCTGACTACCTGGGATACAATGCGCTCAACGATTTCTTTCCAAAAATGACACTCAGGCCCAACACGCAGTGTGACGACCGCCACTGTCTGCTGCGTCAACAGGAATTCCAAGCGCGACCCAAGCCAGTAGTAGAACAAAAGGAAGAAGTAAGTGATGAGCCGGTGCATGCTAGTAATGACTGGGGCATTGAACTAGTGTCAGAAGATGCGCCAGCTACAGAAAGCACGAGTAAAGCGACAGACAGCACACAGGTGACGGCTGGCTTGCGATTGGCATATGAGGCGCCAGAGAAAGAAACGACGCAAGCAACACCACAAGCAGCTGCGGGCGAAGCTGCAGCCGAAGTAAGCCTGGAAGACCTGATGGCACAAATGAAGTCCATGTAA